Proteins from a single region of Bacteroidota bacterium:
- a CDS encoding DUF5074 domain-containing protein has translation MKTIYKSVLSALFIGATLISCEKENIETFENGIFIVNEGAWGNSNASISFINEDNEVKENIFEEKNGYSIGDVLQSMTIYDDKAYLVVNASNKIEVVNSSSFETQGVIADLESPRYLVEKNDQLYISQWGKNGSVEVVDANTLKSIKTIETGIGSEGLIVVDNEIWVANSGGYGSNNNISIINAGSNEVTETITLDADNPRHFVKDSEGDIWVLASGKIIFEYDSEGKYVGIKEQTPSKLIEIDASNKEIKNTITLSEYAHYGHLKTNSTKDKLYYGGGYGIDGIFEMSISATEAPSAPIISGYFYGFNVNKDNNVFGTLAPDFSSNGTVKEFDSDGNEIENYTVGVGPNSVVFNN, from the coding sequence ATGAAAACAATTTACAAGTCGGTACTAAGTGCATTATTTATTGGAGCCACGCTAATCTCATGCGAAAAAGAAAATATCGAAACGTTTGAAAACGGAATTTTTATTGTAAACGAAGGTGCCTGGGGAAACAGCAACGCATCAATTAGTTTTATCAATGAAGATAATGAAGTAAAAGAAAATATTTTTGAAGAAAAAAACGGATACTCGATTGGCGATGTACTGCAGTCAATGACCATTTACGACGATAAAGCATATTTAGTAGTAAATGCATCAAATAAAATTGAGGTTGTAAATTCTTCTTCATTCGAAACACAGGGTGTTATTGCGGATTTAGAATCCCCCCGATACCTTGTTGAGAAAAATGATCAGTTATACATCTCACAATGGGGTAAAAACGGATCTGTTGAAGTTGTTGATGCAAATACATTGAAATCAATAAAAACAATTGAAACAGGGATTGGTTCTGAAGGATTAATAGTAGTTGACAATGAAATATGGGTTGCAAACAGTGGTGGTTATGGAAGTAATAACAATATTTCAATTATTAATGCTGGCAGCAACGAAGTTACTGAGACTATCACTCTAGATGCTGATAACCCAAGACACTTTGTTAAAGACAGCGAAGGCGATATTTGGGTGTTGGCCAGTGGAAAAATAATATTCGAATACGATAGTGAAGGTAAATATGTTGGAATAAAAGAACAAACACCTTCTAAACTAATAGAGATAGATGCATCGAATAAGGAAATTAAGAATACAATTACTTTATCGGAATATGCACATTACGGACATCTTAAAACAAACAGTACAAAAGATAAACTGTATTACGGTGGAGGCTATGGAATTGATGGAATCTTTGAAATGAGTATTTCGGCTACAGAAGCACCTTCTGCGCCAATAATTTCGGGTTACTTCTATGGATTCAATGTAAATAAAGATAATAATGTATTCGGAACATTAGCTCCTGATTTCTCATCAAACGGAACTGTGAAAGAATTTGACTCTGATGGAAATGAAATTGAAAATTACACTGTAGGAGTTGGTCCTAATAGTGTAGTATTCAACAACTAA
- a CDS encoding metallophosphoesterase produces the protein MNLFVRLLIISTIFLLIDIYAFQALKRITVNKLFWLIYWASSIAVLLNANYVMINFSRYEGPTIATLNASGWLLLLYIPKLMIVFVLLGEDLMRVLIVIWNFIYEKFFGANTNVDFIPERRKLISQLAFGLAAIPFASIVYGIAKGKYNFKVIKHDIWFDDLPEEFDGFQITQISDVHSGSFNDRAKISYAIDLINEQESDIVVFTGDLINNKAEEMLPWIDCFKRINAKEGKFSILGNHDYGDYITWRNKEEKVENLNKLKDIHKETGFDLLLNSSRKLKRNEEYISLVGVENWGVRFKQKGDLKKAMDGVGFNDFKVLLSHDPSHWTEEVKNYNSKIHLTLSGHTHGMQFGIEIPGFSWSPVQYMYKHWAGLFEKAGRYLYVNRGFGFHAFPGRVGIWPEITVLKLRKIK, from the coding sequence ATGAATTTATTTGTCCGACTTCTCATTATTTCTACAATATTTTTATTGATTGATATTTATGCTTTTCAGGCTTTAAAGCGAATTACAGTTAATAAGTTGTTTTGGCTAATCTACTGGGCATCTTCGATAGCAGTTTTACTGAATGCAAATTATGTAATGATAAATTTTTCGAGGTATGAAGGGCCGACTATTGCTACTTTAAATGCTTCGGGATGGTTATTGTTGTTATATATTCCAAAGCTGATGATAGTATTCGTCTTACTGGGAGAGGACCTGATGAGGGTGTTGATTGTAATATGGAATTTTATTTATGAGAAATTCTTTGGAGCAAACACGAATGTGGATTTTATTCCAGAGCGAAGAAAGTTAATCAGTCAATTAGCTTTTGGGTTAGCTGCTATTCCTTTTGCCTCAATTGTTTATGGAATTGCAAAAGGGAAATATAATTTTAAAGTTATTAAACACGATATTTGGTTTGATGATCTTCCTGAAGAATTTGATGGATTTCAAATTACGCAAATTTCTGATGTTCACAGTGGTAGTTTTAATGATAGGGCCAAAATTTCATATGCAATTGATTTGATAAATGAGCAGGAGTCTGATATTGTTGTTTTTACAGGGGATTTAATAAATAATAAGGCTGAGGAAATGCTTCCGTGGATAGATTGTTTTAAAAGAATAAATGCAAAAGAGGGTAAGTTTAGTATTTTAGGAAATCACGATTATGGAGATTATATCACATGGCGAAACAAGGAAGAAAAGGTCGAAAATCTCAATAAATTAAAAGATATACACAAAGAAACCGGGTTTGACTTGCTTTTGAATTCTAGTCGAAAGCTAAAGCGGAATGAAGAATATATTTCATTGGTAGGGGTAGAGAACTGGGGAGTAAGGTTCAAACAAAAAGGAGACTTGAAAAAGGCAATGGATGGAGTAGGATTCAATGATTTTAAAGTTTTGCTGTCTCACGACCCTTCACATTGGACAGAAGAAGTTAAGAACTATAATTCTAAAATTCACCTTACATTGTCAGGACATACACACGGTATGCAGTTTGGTATAGAAATACCCGGATTTAGCTGGAGTCCGGTACAATATATGTACAAGCACTGGGCCGGATTATTCGAAAAAGCCGGAAGATATTTGTATGTAAACCGGGGATTTGGATTCCATGCTTTTCCTGGTAGGGTTGGTATCTGGCCTGAGATTACTGTGCTAAAGCTGAGGAAAATAAAATAG
- a CDS encoding DUF4296 domain-containing protein, with amino-acid sequence MKKIALIILSGLIFISCSSDKEKPDPFLEHDEMVNLMTDLSLAEGARMYARPSHKNRKGEELKIEDYYAMVLTKHGITQVQLDSINAWYIDYPEDYQAIFKEVLDSLNKMQAEEKARVLREAKLLEEEKKEKQRIKDSITSQLAIDSISKMSILKDSVAEKKPIESGKPEFRDSVIKKSDVKLDSIIKKIE; translated from the coding sequence ATGAAAAAAATAGCTCTCATTATATTGTCTGGATTAATTTTTATTTCCTGTTCATCTGATAAGGAAAAACCTGATCCCTTTTTAGAACATGATGAAATGGTGAATTTGATGACTGACCTTAGCCTTGCTGAAGGAGCGAGAATGTACGCGAGACCAAGTCATAAAAACAGAAAAGGTGAAGAATTAAAAATAGAAGATTATTATGCCATGGTTTTGACTAAACATGGTATTACACAGGTTCAGTTGGATTCTATTAATGCATGGTATATTGATTATCCTGAGGATTATCAGGCTATATTTAAAGAAGTTTTAGATAGTCTTAATAAAATGCAGGCAGAGGAAAAAGCGAGAGTGTTAAGAGAAGCAAAATTGCTGGAAGAAGAGAAAAAGGAAAAGCAAAGGATTAAAGATTCTATAACCAGTCAGCTTGCCATAGATTCAATAAGTAAGATGTCGATACTCAAAGATTCTGTTGCTGAAAAAAAACCTATAGAATCAGGAAAACCGGAATTTAGAGATTCAGTTATAAAAAAGTCTGATGTGAAATTAGATTCTATAATTAAGAAAATAGAATAA